A section of the Saccharopolyspora gregorii genome encodes:
- a CDS encoding DUF2795 domain-containing protein — MTTTRETVKNSLSTIDFPASKEDLVDFARNNGVDQDTVDALRALPLADYDNVGEVLRSVPLDKADEEGQSAADKAAEDRQHVRPGLAEHQRETPANPIAEELGENRKGG; from the coding sequence ATGACGACGACGCGGGAAACGGTGAAGAACTCGCTGTCCACGATCGACTTCCCCGCGAGCAAGGAGGACCTGGTCGACTTCGCCCGGAACAACGGCGTGGACCAGGACACGGTGGACGCGCTGCGGGCGCTGCCGCTGGCCGACTACGACAACGTCGGCGAGGTGCTGCGCTCGGTGCCGCTGGACAAGGCCGACGAGGAGGGCCAGTCCGCCGCGGACAAGGCGGCGGAGGACCGGCAGCACGTCCGGCCCGGCCTGGCCGAGCACCAGCGCGAGACCCCGGCCAACCCGATCGCGGAGGAGCTCGGCGAGAACCGCAAGGGCGGCTGA
- a CDS encoding ABC transporter permease family protein — translation MFASILTSSGSRTLAVGLREYAAESSVHWNEVMAASLVVSLPVAAGFLLLQRHLVRGVTAGAVR, via the coding sequence TTGTTCGCGTCGATCCTGACGAGCTCGGGCTCGCGGACGCTGGCGGTCGGGCTGCGGGAGTACGCCGCGGAGTCGTCGGTGCACTGGAACGAGGTGATGGCCGCGTCGCTGGTGGTGAGCCTGCCGGTCGCGGCCGGGTTCCTGCTGCTGCAACGCCACCTGGTCCGCGGCGTCACGGCGGGTGCGGTGCGCTGA
- a CDS encoding class A beta-lactamase-related serine hydrolase, translated as MDRSDRRFRRALALLGCSLLLAVPTSGCGEPGGRTAHEESGQWWVSRSGYPDSPARARQAPNPALRTAVRQADDYADRLSGSTVAVAVLDRGSGAVVGGEHADDEFTTASVSKLFVALDVVERRREGLPVSSSDVELIRRALALSDDGAMNELWDRFDGAGAISRVAVRYGLTRTLPPEVPGRWGDTRTSARDVAAVLARVPALPAAERALVLGPLDEAPRTAAEGFDQQYGLKAGARRAAVKAGWMCCADGRRSVHSAGLIGPDRRYAVAVLSTQPSSKSYSQASEVVTEAAAPLLRHLG; from the coding sequence ATGGATCGTTCCGATCGTCGGTTCCGGCGCGCGCTCGCGCTGCTCGGTTGTTCGCTGCTGCTGGCGGTGCCCACCTCGGGGTGCGGGGAGCCGGGCGGTCGCACCGCGCACGAGGAGTCCGGCCAGTGGTGGGTGTCGCGCTCCGGTTACCCGGATTCACCGGCGCGTGCCCGGCAGGCCCCGAACCCGGCGCTGCGGACCGCGGTGCGGCAGGCCGACGACTACGCGGACCGGCTCTCCGGCAGCACGGTGGCGGTGGCGGTGCTGGACCGCGGGTCCGGCGCGGTCGTCGGCGGGGAGCACGCGGACGACGAGTTCACCACCGCCTCGGTGTCGAAGCTGTTCGTGGCGCTGGACGTGGTGGAGCGCCGCCGCGAGGGGCTGCCGGTGTCGTCCTCGGACGTGGAGCTGATCCGCCGGGCGCTGGCGCTCAGCGACGACGGGGCGATGAACGAGCTCTGGGACCGGTTCGACGGCGCGGGCGCCATCTCGCGGGTGGCGGTGCGCTACGGGCTCACCCGCACACTGCCGCCGGAGGTGCCGGGGCGGTGGGGCGACACCCGGACGTCGGCGCGGGACGTGGCGGCGGTGCTGGCGCGGGTCCCGGCGCTGCCCGCCGCGGAGCGGGCGCTGGTGCTCGGCCCGCTGGACGAGGCGCCGCGGACCGCCGCCGAGGGCTTCGACCAGCAGTACGGGTTGAAGGCCGGGGCGCGGCGGGCGGCGGTGAAGGCGGGCTGGATGTGCTGCGCGGACGGCCGCCGCTCGGTGCACAGCGCGGGGCTGATCGGGCCGGACCGGCGCTACGCGGTGGCGGTGCTGTCCACCCAGCCGTCGTCGAAGAGCTACTCGCAGGCGTCGGAGGTGGTCACCGAGGCCGCGGCGCCGCTGCTCCGGCACCTCGGCTGA
- a CDS encoding LacI family DNA-binding transcriptional regulator: MKRPTIIDIARRVGVSKAAVSYALNGRAGVSAATRERILDVAAQLGWDAAGPARTPAADRTGTIGLVLARPPQQIRAEPSVVHWMAGLEAALAEYGLSLHLALPPDEEAELGTYRSWAAERRVDGVIVTDLRTEDPRVPLLRELKLPAVVIGEHERVANVAVLRFAVAEEVRAVVAHLAELGHRRIGHVQGGVDLEHTERRSALLRAEVRERLGTDLVKAEAAVTEDGGVRATWRLLAADPPPTAIVYDDDVTAVASVARAAELDVRVPADLAVLSWQDSMLCRVVTPPVTALSRDVEDDAAAAVHLLLELIETGAADDLDVPPRVLMPRASTGGAG, from the coding sequence TTGAAACGGCCCACGATCATCGACATCGCGCGCCGGGTCGGCGTGTCGAAGGCGGCGGTGTCCTACGCCCTCAACGGCCGCGCCGGGGTTTCGGCGGCCACCCGGGAACGCATCCTCGACGTCGCCGCGCAGCTCGGCTGGGACGCGGCGGGGCCGGCGCGGACGCCCGCCGCCGACCGCACCGGCACGATCGGCCTGGTGCTGGCCCGGCCGCCGCAGCAGATCCGCGCCGAGCCGTCGGTGGTGCACTGGATGGCCGGGCTGGAGGCGGCGCTGGCCGAGTACGGGCTGAGCCTGCACCTGGCGCTGCCGCCGGACGAGGAGGCCGAGCTCGGCACCTACCGGTCCTGGGCCGCCGAGCGCCGGGTGGACGGCGTGATCGTCACCGACCTGCGCACCGAGGACCCGCGCGTACCGCTGCTGCGGGAGCTGAAGCTGCCCGCGGTCGTGATCGGCGAGCACGAGCGGGTCGCGAACGTGGCGGTGCTGCGCTTCGCCGTCGCCGAGGAGGTCCGCGCCGTGGTGGCGCACCTGGCCGAGCTCGGTCACCGGCGGATCGGTCACGTGCAGGGCGGTGTCGACCTGGAGCACACCGAGCGCCGCAGCGCCCTGCTGCGCGCCGAGGTGCGGGAGCGGCTCGGCACCGACCTGGTGAAGGCGGAGGCGGCGGTCACCGAGGACGGCGGGGTGCGGGCGACCTGGCGACTTCTCGCCGCGGACCCGCCGCCGACGGCGATCGTCTACGACGATGACGTGACGGCGGTGGCCTCGGTCGCGCGCGCCGCCGAGCTCGACGTCCGGGTACCCGCCGACCTGGCGGTGCTGTCCTGGCAGGACTCGATGCTGTGTCGGGTGGTGACCCCGCCGGTGACGGCGCTGTCCCGGGACGTCGAGGACGACGCCGCCGCGGCGGTGCACCTGCTGCTGGAGCTGATCGAGACGGGGGCCGCCGACGACCTGGACGTGCCGCCGCGCGTGCTGATGCCGCGGGCGAGCACGGGCGGGGCGGGCTGA
- a CDS encoding zinc finger protein — translation MGSQVVFGSRWPVAYWRPVEGVRHAVDSAERPHPGQRRTALCGVALTIAKASDEQWLAPTCAACWDVARALRDAAQRGISAPHPP, via the coding sequence GTGGGATCGCAAGTGGTGTTCGGTTCCCGCTGGCCCGTCGCGTACTGGCGGCCCGTCGAGGGCGTGCGGCACGCGGTGGACTCCGCGGAACGCCCGCACCCGGGGCAGCGGCGGACCGCGCTGTGCGGCGTCGCGCTCACCATCGCGAAGGCGAGCGACGAGCAGTGGCTCGCGCCCACCTGCGCGGCCTGCTGGGACGTGGCCCGCGCGCTGCGGGACGCCGCGCAGCGCGGGATCAGCGCACCGCACCCGCCGTGA
- a CDS encoding helix-turn-helix domain-containing protein: MRLKEAREQVDLTGTEAAESIGVTQNYLSNIEHGRRKIAEEKLTTLIGTYLLDADEAGELVELRKASDGRGWWARYSGLFAPELLRYFGFEHGAEEVRSYESGAISGLLQTEDYARAIHAGDRANLRGSEIERRVEARLRRQRRMSGADPLRATVVMTEGSLRQQVGGADVLAEQLEHLLDLIDRFADTLEVRIIPFTAGSYGAMGGSTFHLLTFPSARLGRLAWQETVTSLGLIDTEVRVHQYCLSFAEALERSVDRTESEALIRTVLQSLR; this comes from the coding sequence GTGCGACTCAAGGAAGCCCGCGAACAGGTGGACCTCACCGGCACCGAGGCCGCGGAGTCGATCGGCGTCACGCAGAACTACTTGAGCAACATCGAGCACGGGCGCCGCAAGATCGCCGAGGAGAAGCTGACGACCCTCATCGGGACCTACCTGCTCGACGCCGACGAAGCCGGTGAACTGGTGGAACTGCGCAAGGCTTCGGACGGTCGCGGCTGGTGGGCCCGCTACAGCGGGCTGTTCGCCCCGGAACTCCTCCGCTATTTCGGGTTCGAGCACGGGGCGGAGGAAGTGCGCAGCTACGAGAGCGGTGCGATCTCCGGGCTGTTGCAGACCGAGGACTACGCCCGAGCGATCCACGCCGGTGACCGCGCCAACCTGCGCGGCTCGGAGATCGAGCGACGGGTCGAAGCCCGGCTGCGTCGTCAACGGCGGATGAGCGGAGCGGATCCGCTGCGGGCCACGGTGGTCATGACCGAAGGCTCGTTGCGGCAGCAGGTGGGTGGAGCGGACGTCCTCGCGGAGCAGCTGGAACATCTGCTCGATCTGATCGATCGGTTCGCGGACACCTTGGAAGTCCGGATCATCCCGTTCACCGCCGGTAGCTACGGAGCGATGGGCGGATCCACGTTCCACCTGCTCACCTTCCCCAGCGCGAGGCTCGGCCGACTGGCGTGGCAGGAGACGGTGACCTCGCTCGGCTTGATCGACACCGAGGTCCGGGTGCACCAGTACTGCCTCTCGTTCGCCGAAGCACTGGAACGATCCGTGGATCGGACCGAATCCGAAGCGCTGATCAGGACGGTGCTCCAGTCGCTACGATGA
- a CDS encoding DUF397 domain-containing protein, with the protein MQRFAESSWRKASYSTSSQGCVEVAMTASVVGVRDTKDRAGGTLVVPHEHWRAFLRSITTSP; encoded by the coding sequence ATGCAGCGGTTCGCGGAATCCTCTTGGCGCAAGGCGAGCTATTCGACGAGTTCCCAAGGCTGCGTCGAGGTGGCGATGACGGCCTCGGTGGTCGGCGTGCGGGACACCAAGGACCGCGCCGGCGGCACCCTCGTCGTGCCCCACGAGCACTGGCGCGCGTTCCTGCGGAGCATCACCACCTCCCCGTGA
- a CDS encoding baeRF2 domain-containing protein, giving the protein MKLAFLQDVYGYQGPFATVYLDTSADAEDAAKAVQLRWRSAREQLADAGADEATLRALDETVDRHEYRIGRRGQVLVATAGEVVFGEELPTPPEDASDDEKVHFGTLPHLLPYLRLRASRIPHVVALVDHVDAELTVVAAGAEPRTRRVQGGDHPVHKSPPGADELNEQRFQNRVEEQWLRNAKEAAEEIGKQAMRIGAELVVLAGDPQQRTLVHQNLPGGVRERTVQTDAGHLDRGASAEGLRDEVEDTVAAAVSAHVDEAVREFEQQRGRDERAAEGWSAVLAALQRGQVRTVLWGSPESPSWLHVGPVPNQVALDARELTDMGVSSPGSAPASAAVVWSAAGTDADLVLVDPDEVKLTDGIGAVLRYTDA; this is encoded by the coding sequence ATGAAACTCGCGTTCCTGCAAGACGTCTACGGGTACCAGGGCCCGTTCGCGACGGTGTACCTGGACACCTCGGCGGACGCCGAGGACGCCGCGAAGGCGGTGCAGCTGCGGTGGCGTTCGGCCCGGGAGCAGCTGGCGGACGCGGGGGCGGACGAGGCGACGTTGCGCGCCTTGGACGAGACCGTGGACCGGCACGAGTACCGGATCGGCCGCCGCGGCCAGGTGCTGGTGGCGACCGCGGGCGAGGTGGTGTTCGGCGAGGAGCTGCCGACGCCGCCGGAGGACGCCTCCGACGACGAGAAGGTGCACTTCGGGACGTTGCCGCACCTGCTGCCGTACCTGCGGTTGCGGGCGTCGCGGATCCCGCACGTGGTGGCGCTGGTCGACCACGTCGACGCGGAGCTGACCGTGGTCGCGGCCGGTGCCGAACCGCGCACCCGGCGGGTGCAGGGCGGCGACCACCCGGTGCACAAGTCCCCGCCCGGCGCCGACGAGCTCAACGAGCAGCGCTTCCAGAACCGGGTCGAGGAGCAGTGGCTGCGCAACGCCAAGGAGGCGGCCGAGGAGATCGGCAAGCAGGCCATGCGGATCGGCGCCGAACTGGTCGTGCTCGCCGGTGATCCGCAGCAGCGGACGCTGGTGCACCAGAACCTGCCCGGCGGCGTCCGGGAGCGCACCGTGCAGACCGACGCGGGCCACCTGGACCGGGGCGCCTCCGCGGAAGGGCTCCGCGACGAGGTCGAGGACACGGTGGCGGCCGCCGTGTCGGCGCACGTGGACGAGGCGGTCCGCGAATTCGAGCAGCAGCGCGGCCGCGACGAGCGCGCCGCGGAGGGGTGGAGCGCGGTGCTCGCCGCCCTGCAACGCGGCCAGGTGCGCACGGTGCTGTGGGGTTCCCCGGAGTCGCCGTCCTGGCTGCACGTCGGCCCGGTGCCGAACCAGGTGGCGCTGGACGCGCGGGAACTCACCGACATGGGCGTGTCCAGCCCGGGCAGTGCGCCCGCCAGCGCGGCGGTCGTGTGGTCGGCGGCGGGCACCGATGCGGACCTGGTGCTGGTCGATCCGGACGAGGTGAAGCTGACCGACGGCATCGGCGCGGTGCTGCGCTACACCGACGCGTGA